One window from the genome of Calliopsis andreniformis isolate RMS-2024a chromosome 12, iyCalAndr_principal, whole genome shotgun sequence encodes:
- the LOC143185641 gene encoding pyridoxal phosphate homeostasis protein isoform X2 gives MVVIMAEVTTNLKVVQDKILAASLRRPDEYKYFEPRLVAVSKLKPPELIIDAYEAGQRHFGENYVNELAEKGNHPDILKKCEDIHWHFIGHLQRNKVNKLLSVPNLYIIETVDSEKISSVLNTSWPKFRKHDDLKLKVMVQVNTSKEQEKSGCEVEETPSLVSYIIENCKNLEFVGLMTIGMYGYDVTKGPNPDFLCLKECRQNVSKKLNINLECIELSMGMSNDYEQAVEMGSANVRVGSAIFGERPKKST, from the exons AT GGTTGTGATAATGGCAGAAGTGACAACAAATTTGAAAGTAGTACAAGATAAAATTCTTGCTGCTTCTCTTCGAAGACCAGAC gaatataaatattttgagCCACGTCTAGTAGCTGTGAGTAAATTGAAACCTCCAGAATTAATTATAGATGCTTATGAAGCTGGTCAAAGGCATTTTGGCGAGAATTACGTAAATGAGTTAGCAGAAAAGGGAAATCACCCagatattttgaaaaaatgtgAAGATATACACTGGCATTTTATTGGACACCTGCAACGTAATAAAGTGAACAAATTATTAAGTGTTCCAAACTTGTATATTATAGAAACAGTTGACAGTGAAAAAATTTCTTCTGTACTCAATACATCTTGGCCTAAATTTAGGAAGCATgatgatttaaaattaaaagtaaTGGTACAAGTTAATACCAGTAAAGAGCAAG AAAAAAGTGGTTGTGAAGTTGAAGAAACACCTTCTCTTGTAAGCTatattattgagaattgtaaaaatttagaatttgtGGGACTTATGACAATAGGCATGTATGGATATGATGTAACCAAAGGACCAAATCCTGATTTTTTGTGTCTCAAAGAATGTAGACAAAATGTGTCCaagaaattaaatattaatctaGAATGTATAGAATTATCAATGGGAATGTCAAATGATTACGAGCAAGCG
- the LOC143185641 gene encoding pyridoxal phosphate homeostasis protein isoform X1: MNRVVIMAEVTTNLKVVQDKILAASLRRPDEYKYFEPRLVAVSKLKPPELIIDAYEAGQRHFGENYVNELAEKGNHPDILKKCEDIHWHFIGHLQRNKVNKLLSVPNLYIIETVDSEKISSVLNTSWPKFRKHDDLKLKVMVQVNTSKEQEKSGCEVEETPSLVSYIIENCKNLEFVGLMTIGMYGYDVTKGPNPDFLCLKECRQNVSKKLNINLECIELSMGMSNDYEQAVEMGSANVRVGSAIFGERPKKST, from the exons ATGAACAGGGTTGTGATAATGGCAGAAGTGACAACAAATTTGAAAGTAGTACAAGATAAAATTCTTGCTGCTTCTCTTCGAAGACCAGAC gaatataaatattttgagCCACGTCTAGTAGCTGTGAGTAAATTGAAACCTCCAGAATTAATTATAGATGCTTATGAAGCTGGTCAAAGGCATTTTGGCGAGAATTACGTAAATGAGTTAGCAGAAAAGGGAAATCACCCagatattttgaaaaaatgtgAAGATATACACTGGCATTTTATTGGACACCTGCAACGTAATAAAGTGAACAAATTATTAAGTGTTCCAAACTTGTATATTATAGAAACAGTTGACAGTGAAAAAATTTCTTCTGTACTCAATACATCTTGGCCTAAATTTAGGAAGCATgatgatttaaaattaaaagtaaTGGTACAAGTTAATACCAGTAAAGAGCAAG AAAAAAGTGGTTGTGAAGTTGAAGAAACACCTTCTCTTGTAAGCTatattattgagaattgtaaaaatttagaatttgtGGGACTTATGACAATAGGCATGTATGGATATGATGTAACCAAAGGACCAAATCCTGATTTTTTGTGTCTCAAAGAATGTAGACAAAATGTGTCCaagaaattaaatattaatctaGAATGTATAGAATTATCAATGGGAATGTCAAATGATTACGAGCAAGCG